Proteins found in one Pyxidicoccus trucidator genomic segment:
- a CDS encoding YybH family protein encodes MLAFTDAFNRNDLNAVMTYFEPDALYVTFDGKQCRGLAEVRAAFEAQFRGDFGTMRFLTEDLVVDVPAGKVVLRWRCQHEVSLTGGPKQLLYRLLYGRDFGWYGLDVFHWVDGRVREKRTYSQAGLPLVRRGKP; translated from the coding sequence GTGCTGGCCTTCACCGATGCGTTCAACCGCAATGACTTGAACGCGGTGATGACGTACTTCGAGCCGGACGCGCTCTACGTGACGTTCGACGGGAAGCAGTGCCGGGGCCTCGCGGAGGTGCGCGCCGCCTTCGAGGCGCAGTTCCGCGGGGACTTCGGCACCATGCGCTTCCTCACCGAGGACCTGGTGGTGGACGTGCCCGCGGGCAAGGTCGTGCTGCGCTGGCGCTGCCAGCACGAGGTGTCCCTGACGGGCGGCCCGAAGCAGCTCCTGTACCGGCTGCTGTATGGACGGGACTTCGGCTGGTACGGGCTGGACGTGTTTCACTGGGTGGACGGGCGCGTGCGCGAGAAGCGGACGTACTCCCAGGCTGGCCTGCCGCTGGTGAGGCGCGGGAAGCCCTGA
- a CDS encoding glycogen/starch/alpha-glucan phosphorylase codes for MAEPIRTQTPVTQPRTAQAGTNDDSGRTGRDATSMRRSFLDHVRYSRGKNYETSTAHDRFMALSLAVRDRLADRWVKTARTYYEADVKRAYYLSAEYLLGRALGNNLLNLGMHEAAAEAMREVGVDLTNLLEMEPDAGLGNGGLGRLAACFMDSLATLGYPGMGYGIRYEFGIFTQDIVDGYQVERADEWLKFGNPWEIVRPEKAVPVRFFGRVEHHQGPDGRPVARWVGGKTVVGVPYDTPIAGFQNNTVNTLRLWQARASEEFDLLLFNAGDYERSVVEKNDSEVISKVLYPNDAFQAGKELRLKQQYFFVACSIADIVRRYLKNHTDFRDFPNKAAIQLNDTHPAIGVAELMRVLVDEKRLLWEEAWGITQSVFGYTNHTLLAEAMEKWPATLFERLLPRHLEIIYEINQRFLRQVQIRYPYDQEKMRRMSLVEEGPEKKIRMAHLAVVGSHSVNGVAALHTDLLRRDVMTDYAAMFPERFNNKTNGVTPRRWLAWCNPRLSKLITSRIGEGWATDLDQLRKLEPHADDPAFRNAFREVKRANKVDLSQHIRDLRWVQLNPDAIFDVQIKRLHEYKRQLLNAIHIVALWMKARRDPSSIIHPRAFIFGAKAAPGYHLAKLTIRLINGIAEVVNSDAGTTGLQVVFAPNYRVSLAERIIPAADVSEQISTAGMEASGTGNMKLMLNGALTLGTLDGANVEIRDAVGDENFFLFGLTADEVIARKREGYRPRDVYNQHLELREALDLISTGFFSPEDKHLFKPLVDSLLDEDRYLVLADFPSYMAKQEDVVRAYQDVDGWAKKCIINVARGGIFSSDRTIKQYAEEIWRIQKTPVEL; via the coding sequence ATGGCTGAACCCATCAGGACGCAGACCCCTGTCACGCAGCCCCGCACCGCGCAGGCGGGCACGAACGACGACAGCGGCCGCACCGGGCGCGATGCGACCAGCATGCGTCGCTCCTTCCTGGACCACGTCCGCTACTCGCGGGGCAAGAACTACGAGACCTCCACCGCGCATGACCGCTTCATGGCCCTCTCACTCGCGGTGCGGGACAGGCTCGCGGACCGGTGGGTGAAGACGGCGCGCACCTACTACGAGGCCGACGTCAAGCGCGCGTACTACCTGTCCGCCGAGTACCTGCTGGGTCGCGCCCTGGGCAACAACCTGCTCAACCTGGGCATGCACGAGGCCGCCGCCGAGGCGATGCGCGAGGTTGGGGTGGACCTCACCAACCTGCTGGAGATGGAGCCCGACGCCGGCCTGGGCAACGGCGGCCTGGGGCGCCTCGCCGCGTGCTTCATGGACTCGCTGGCCACGCTCGGCTACCCCGGCATGGGGTACGGCATCCGCTACGAGTTCGGCATCTTCACGCAGGACATCGTCGACGGCTACCAGGTGGAGCGCGCCGACGAGTGGCTCAAGTTCGGCAACCCGTGGGAAATCGTCCGGCCGGAGAAGGCGGTGCCGGTGCGCTTCTTCGGGCGCGTGGAGCACCACCAGGGTCCGGATGGCCGGCCCGTGGCCCGCTGGGTGGGCGGCAAGACGGTGGTTGGCGTCCCGTACGACACACCCATCGCCGGCTTCCAGAACAACACCGTCAACACCCTGCGGCTGTGGCAGGCGCGCGCCTCCGAGGAGTTCGACCTGCTGCTGTTCAACGCGGGCGACTACGAGCGCTCCGTGGTGGAGAAGAACGACTCGGAGGTCATCTCCAAGGTCCTCTACCCCAACGACGCCTTCCAGGCCGGCAAGGAGCTGCGCCTCAAGCAGCAGTACTTCTTCGTCGCCTGCTCCATCGCCGACATCGTCCGGCGCTACCTGAAGAACCACACGGACTTCAGGGACTTCCCCAACAAGGCGGCCATCCAGCTCAACGACACGCACCCGGCCATCGGCGTGGCGGAGCTGATGCGCGTGCTGGTGGACGAGAAGCGCCTGCTCTGGGAAGAGGCGTGGGGAATCACGCAGTCTGTGTTCGGCTACACCAACCACACGCTCCTGGCCGAGGCCATGGAGAAGTGGCCGGCGACGCTCTTCGAGCGGCTGCTGCCCCGCCACCTGGAAATCATCTACGAAATCAACCAGCGCTTCCTGCGCCAGGTCCAGATTCGCTACCCGTATGACCAGGAGAAGATGCGGCGGATGAGCCTGGTGGAGGAGGGCCCGGAGAAGAAGATCCGCATGGCCCACCTCGCGGTGGTGGGCAGCCACAGCGTCAACGGCGTGGCCGCGCTGCACACGGACCTGCTCCGGCGCGACGTGATGACGGACTACGCCGCCATGTTCCCGGAGCGCTTCAACAACAAGACCAACGGCGTGACGCCGCGCCGCTGGCTGGCGTGGTGCAACCCGCGTCTGTCCAAGCTGATTACCTCCCGCATCGGCGAGGGCTGGGCGACGGACCTGGACCAGCTGCGAAAGCTGGAGCCGCACGCCGACGACCCGGCGTTCCGCAACGCCTTCCGCGAGGTGAAGCGCGCCAACAAGGTGGACCTGTCCCAGCACATCCGCGACTTGCGCTGGGTGCAGCTCAACCCGGACGCCATCTTCGACGTGCAGATCAAGCGTCTGCACGAGTACAAGCGCCAGCTCCTCAACGCCATCCACATCGTGGCGCTGTGGATGAAGGCCCGGCGAGATCCGTCCTCCATCATCCACCCGCGAGCGTTCATCTTCGGCGCCAAGGCGGCGCCGGGCTACCACCTGGCGAAGCTGACCATCCGCCTCATCAACGGCATCGCCGAGGTGGTCAACAGCGACGCGGGCACCACGGGCCTCCAGGTCGTCTTCGCCCCCAACTACCGGGTGAGCCTGGCCGAGCGCATCATCCCCGCCGCCGACGTGTCCGAGCAGATTTCGACCGCGGGCATGGAGGCGTCCGGCACCGGCAACATGAAGCTGATGCTCAACGGCGCGCTGACGCTGGGCACGCTGGATGGCGCCAACGTGGAGATTCGCGACGCGGTGGGCGACGAGAACTTCTTCCTCTTCGGCCTCACGGCGGACGAGGTCATCGCCCGCAAGCGCGAGGGCTACCGCCCGCGTGACGTGTACAACCAGCACCTGGAGCTGCGCGAGGCGCTGGACCTCATCTCCACGGGCTTCTTCTCGCCGGAGGACAAGCACCTCTTCAAGCCGCTGGTGGACAGCCTCCTCGACGAGGATCGCTACCTCGTGCTCGCCGACTTCCCGTCGTACATGGCGAAGCAGGAGGACGTGGTCCGCGCCTACCAGGACGTCGACGGCTGGGCGAAGAAGTGCATCATCAACGTCGCCCGCGGCGGCATCTTCTCCTCGGACCGCACCATCAAGCAGTACGCCGAGGAGATCTGGCGCATCCAGAAGACGCCGGTGGAGCTGTGA
- a CDS encoding class I SAM-dependent methyltransferase, protein MSSVAEFIALSEQLHAELLALDEELLNGLPDRLARYPRDPEQRRAIQHEQADALRRHLPTFTGRLDATYARLTELDALFSEEEREAALEHHRARVQPFFLQCPFIRRAADKPLGYPGDYLTVEMLFNEQDEGVSTFARLLSRYALHCGPARAHRARPPWLLRHLRQHERELGRPLRVLSFACGPEHTLREYATAGASGHFTLCDFDPAPLEYCRRQFQVLTRRAGPGLPPPPTVDYVQLSTYQVLRHKELLSQLRHPEGQDVLVVAGLLDYLKGNVAERFLDALAPLVARGGRVLLTNLHHPNPWQAFMEYVGDWRVLHRSQEEFQSLCEGGPARRLATMELTCDESGTNLFWAGRRD, encoded by the coding sequence ATGTCCTCCGTCGCCGAGTTCATCGCGCTGTCGGAGCAGCTCCATGCCGAGCTCCTTGCCCTGGACGAGGAGCTGCTGAACGGCCTTCCGGACCGGCTGGCGCGCTACCCGAGAGACCCGGAGCAGCGCCGCGCCATCCAACACGAGCAGGCGGACGCGCTGCGGCGCCACCTCCCCACCTTCACCGGGCGGCTGGACGCCACCTACGCGCGGCTGACGGAGCTGGACGCCCTGTTCTCCGAAGAGGAGCGCGAGGCCGCGCTGGAGCACCACCGCGCGCGCGTACAGCCTTTCTTCCTCCAGTGCCCCTTCATCCGCCGCGCCGCGGACAAGCCCCTGGGCTACCCGGGCGACTACCTGACGGTGGAGATGCTCTTCAACGAGCAGGACGAGGGCGTCTCCACCTTCGCCCGCCTGCTGTCCCGCTACGCGCTGCACTGCGGCCCCGCCCGCGCGCACCGCGCCCGCCCGCCCTGGCTGCTGCGCCACCTGCGCCAGCACGAACGGGAGCTGGGCCGCCCGCTGCGCGTGCTGTCCTTCGCCTGCGGCCCCGAGCACACGCTGCGCGAGTACGCCACCGCGGGAGCCTCGGGCCACTTCACCCTCTGCGACTTCGACCCGGCGCCGCTGGAGTACTGCCGCCGCCAGTTCCAGGTGCTCACCCGCCGCGCGGGCCCGGGCCTTCCGCCCCCGCCCACGGTGGACTACGTCCAGCTGTCCACCTACCAGGTGCTGCGCCACAAGGAGCTGCTGTCGCAATTGCGACACCCGGAGGGCCAGGACGTCCTCGTGGTGGCAGGCCTGCTGGACTACCTGAAGGGCAACGTCGCCGAGCGCTTCCTGGACGCCCTCGCGCCCCTGGTGGCCCGCGGCGGGCGCGTCCTCCTCACCAACCTCCACCACCCCAACCCGTGGCAGGCCTTCATGGAGTACGTGGGGGACTGGCGCGTGCTGCACCGGAGCCAGGAGGAGTTCCAGTCGCTCTGCGAGGGCGGCCCGGCGCGGCGGCTGGCCACCATGGAGCTGACCTGCGACGAGTCGGGCACCAACCTCTTCTGGGCCGGACGGCGGGACTGA
- a CDS encoding M23 family metallopeptidase: protein MRIAPLLCLAALLVASSSEAVVRYSIKNRRIEARQTLASALHDAQLPDAQVTAVISALEGVFDFRKSRVGDQFRLVIRDGELDFFDYRQSLVDEWQVRRDGEKYVGSKRAIEVEKQVSVVSLDINTSLYEAAVDAGEDPAIGMVLADVFAWDIDFYRDVRKGDQARALVEKFVSKGRVLRYGEVLAATYAGGLVGNKKVFRYVLPDGQPNFFNEEGASAKKTFLKSPLKYAHVTSRFGSRFHPVLKYLKAHNGVDYGTPIGTPVWAVADGTVTQAGYSGAAGNMVVIRHANGFETQYMHLSRFGDGVRAGSRVRQKQVIAYSGNTGRSTGPHLHFGLKRNGGYANPLNQQFPRADPLPKALLPDFLAKAQELSGQMEAVSVAAVAGQAANAPVAPTQP, encoded by the coding sequence ATGAGAATCGCCCCCCTGCTCTGCCTGGCCGCCCTGCTGGTGGCCTCCAGCTCCGAAGCCGTCGTCCGCTACAGCATCAAGAACCGCCGCATCGAGGCCCGCCAGACGCTCGCCTCGGCGCTGCATGACGCGCAGCTGCCGGACGCACAGGTGACGGCCGTCATCTCCGCGCTGGAGGGAGTGTTCGACTTCCGCAAGTCGCGGGTGGGCGACCAGTTCCGGCTCGTCATCCGGGACGGCGAGCTGGACTTCTTCGACTACCGCCAGAGCCTGGTGGACGAGTGGCAGGTCCGCCGCGACGGCGAGAAGTACGTGGGCAGCAAGCGCGCAATCGAGGTGGAGAAGCAGGTCTCCGTCGTCTCGCTGGACATCAACACCTCGCTGTACGAGGCCGCCGTCGACGCGGGCGAGGACCCGGCCATCGGCATGGTGCTGGCGGACGTGTTCGCCTGGGACATCGACTTCTACCGCGACGTGCGCAAGGGCGACCAGGCGCGCGCGCTGGTGGAGAAGTTCGTCTCCAAGGGCCGCGTGCTGCGCTACGGCGAGGTGCTGGCGGCCACCTACGCGGGCGGCCTCGTCGGCAACAAGAAGGTGTTCCGCTACGTCCTGCCGGACGGGCAGCCCAACTTCTTCAACGAGGAGGGCGCCAGCGCGAAGAAGACCTTCCTCAAGAGCCCCCTCAAGTACGCCCACGTCACCAGCCGCTTCGGCTCGCGCTTCCACCCGGTGCTCAAGTACCTCAAGGCCCACAACGGCGTGGACTACGGCACCCCCATCGGCACCCCGGTGTGGGCGGTGGCGGACGGCACGGTGACGCAGGCGGGCTACTCGGGCGCCGCCGGCAACATGGTGGTCATCCGCCACGCCAACGGCTTCGAGACGCAGTACATGCACCTGTCGCGCTTCGGTGACGGCGTGCGCGCCGGCTCGCGCGTGCGGCAGAAGCAGGTCATCGCCTACTCGGGCAACACCGGCCGCTCCACCGGGCCGCACCTGCACTTCGGCCTCAAGCGCAACGGCGGCTACGCCAACCCGCTCAACCAGCAGTTCCCCCGCGCCGACCCGCTGCCCAAGGCGCTGCTCCCGGACTTCCTGGCGAAGGCGCAGGAGCTGTCCGGGCAGATGGAAGCCGTGTCCGTGGCCGCGGTGGCCGGTCAGGCCGCCAACGCCCCTGTCGCACCCACGCAGCCCTAG
- a CDS encoding TIGR02265 family protein gives MPSDKSELAQRIALTRSEHTVRGFIFNSLLALVSGRAGSEATARLAEEVRLKRPIDFFSYPAVDFLRLLYGAVDVLEPYYGSLDDTFRACGAATVSGFFESHVGNTLSKLVGRGDPKRAFSSTSTVYKTLVSYGSHDCEPLEGRRVKIVFRGDMQPMLFHEGSLRAALMAVGGGQQSTVEGTARALDHAEFLVRW, from the coding sequence ATGCCCAGCGACAAGAGCGAACTTGCCCAGCGGATCGCACTGACGCGCTCCGAGCACACCGTGCGGGGCTTCATCTTCAACTCCCTGCTCGCCCTCGTCTCCGGGCGGGCGGGCAGCGAGGCCACGGCCCGGCTGGCCGAAGAGGTGAGGCTGAAGAGGCCCATCGACTTCTTCTCCTATCCGGCGGTGGACTTCCTGCGCCTGCTCTACGGCGCGGTAGACGTGCTGGAGCCGTACTACGGCTCCCTGGACGACACCTTCCGGGCCTGCGGGGCCGCCACCGTCTCCGGCTTCTTCGAGTCCCACGTGGGCAACACGCTGTCCAAGCTGGTGGGGCGGGGGGACCCGAAGCGGGCCTTCTCCAGCACCTCCACCGTCTACAAGACGCTGGTGAGCTACGGCTCCCACGACTGCGAGCCGCTCGAGGGGCGGCGGGTGAAGATTGTCTTCCGCGGGGACATGCAGCCCATGCTCTTCCACGAGGGCAGCCTGAGGGCCGCGCTGATGGCGGTGGGCGGGGGCCAGCAGAGCACGGTGGAGGGCACCGCCCGCGCGCTGGACCACGCGGAGTTCCTGGTGCGCTGGTAG